The Vicinamibacterales bacterium genomic sequence CCCCGGTCGGCCTGCTCGAACTTGCCGATCTGCTTCTCGGTCGCGCCGGTGAAGGAGCCCTTCTCGTGGCCGAACAGCTCGGACTCGATCAGCTCCTCGGGGATCGCGGCGCAGTTCACCTGCACGAAGCGCTCGCGGCTGCGCAGGCTGTTGCGGTGAATGGCGCGCGCGACCAGCTCCTTTCCCGAGCCGCTCTCGCCGAGCAGCAGCACGGTGGCCGTGGTCGGCGCGGCGCGCTTGATCTTGTCCCAGATCTCGCGGATCTTCGGGCTCTCGCCGACCATCTGGTGGCGCGCTTCCACGGCCCGCTTCAGCGTCCGGTTCTCGTCGCGCAGCCGCCCCTGATCCAGCGCGTTGCGAATGGTGACCAGGACACGCTCGCTGGCCAGCGGCTTCTCGATGAAGTCGAACGCCCCGAGCTTGGTCGCTTCGACGGCCGTGCTCACCGTGCCGTGGCCGGAGATGATCACGACCGGCAGCGCGTCGTTGCTCTGGCGGATCTTCTGCAGGGTCTCGAGGCCGTCCATGCCGCCCATCTTGATGTCGAGGAACGCGAGGTCCGGGGGCTCGCGCTCGACGAGCGCCAGCGCCTCGGGCCCGCTCGACGCCTCCTGGACGTCGTAACCCTCGTACTCGAGGATCATGCGGACCGATCGGCGGATCTCGGCCTCGTCGTCGACCACCAGGATTCGCCCCTTCATCGACCCTCTCCGGGATGCCCCGTTCCGCTCGCCTGGCTCACTCGCTGCCGCTCCTTCGCACCTGTCATCTCGTGTCCACCGTCGCCAGCACGAATCCTCTCTGCCCCACGGACGGATCGTAACCATAAAACGCCAGCACGTCACCCGTCCGGGCCGCCGCGACGATCCGGGCGAAGTCGGCCACCGAGCGCACCGGCTGACGGTTGATCTCCATGATCACGAATCCGCGCCGCATCGGCGGCGAGAACGACGCGCCGGTCGGATCCGCGCGGACCACGACGACGCCGGCGACCGCGCCGGGGATCCCCATCCGCCGCACGAACGCGGTGTCGAGATCGCGGACCGCCAGGCCGAGCGGCGCGTCTTCCGGCAGCGCCGGCTGCGGCGGCGCCGACGGCGGCCCCGGATCCGCTCCGCCGAGATCGCGCGGCCGCTCGATCAGGCGCATGTGCGCCGTCTGCTTGCGTCCGTCGCGCAGCAGGTCGAGCCGGACCGCCGTATCCGGCTGCCGCCCCGAGATGTCGCGGATCAGCTCGTCGTTCGACAGCACGTCCCGGCCGTCGACGCTGAGAATCACGTCGTAGGGACGCACGCCCGCCCGTTCGGCCGGCGAGCCGTCGGTGACGTCCTGGACGAGCGCGCCGCGCGACACCGGCAGATTCAACGACCGCTGCAGATCGGGCGTGACGTCGGTCAGCACCACCCCGATGAATCCGCGCGACACCCGGCCTCGCGCCTTCAACTGCGGCAGAATCGCCACCGCCTGGTTGATCGGCACGGCGAAGCCGATGTTCGAGGCGCGCGAGCTGAGCGCCGAGTTGATCCCGACCACCTGCCCCCGCGCGTTGATCAACGGACCGCCGCTGTTGCCGTAATTGATCGCCGCGTCGGTCTGGATGTAGTCGTCCAGGCTCGCATCGAACAGCTTCCGTCCGATGAAGCTCACCACCCCCACCGTCACCGAATGCACGTAGCCGAGCGGGTTGCCGATCGCACACACCCATTCGCCGACCCGCAACTGGTCGGAATCGCCGAGCGGCGCCGCTTCGAGCGGACCGGCGGCGGCAACCTTGATCAGCGCGACGTCGATCGCCGGGTCGGTGCCGACGACTTCACCGCGGAGCGTCCGCCCGTCCGACAACGTCACGGTGATCCGATCCGCGTCTTCGATGACGTGATAGTTGGTGAGGATGAAGCCCTGCCGATCGATCACGAATCCGCTGCCGGATCCCTGGTGCGGCAGCTCCAACTCGTGCGGCGGCAGATCGCGCGGCTCGTCGACGCCGCGCCGCCGCCGCTCCCCGCCTCGCGCCGCCGCGTCGATGTTGACCACCGCGGCGTTCACCCGCTCGGCGACGTCCGCGAAGTTGACCGCGCCCCCCGGCGAGACGGCTCCCGCCGCGCCTCCGGGCGCCCCGATGGCGCCGGCAGGCGGGCGGATCGAGACCGTCCCCAGCAGGAACGACACGGCGCTGCACAGCACGACCGCGACGACGGTAAGGCGCATATCAGTAACCAGTCGCCGGTTGCCGGCTCCCGGCAGCCCGGCGCCGCTCACCAGTTTCCGGACTCTATTCTCTCGCGGAACGCCGCTTCGTCGAGGATGGGAATGCCGAGCTGCCGGGCCTTCTGCAGCTTGCTGCCGGCATCCTCCCCCGCGACCACGTAGGCGGTCTTCTTGCTGACCGATCCGGAGACCTTCCCGCCCAGCTCTTCGATGAGCCCGGTCGCCTCCTCTCGCGACAGCGTCGGCAGCGTACCCGTCAGCACGAAGGTCCTGCCGGCGAGCGGACCCGGAGCGCTGACATCCACGGCGGGCTGCAGGCTGTTCATGTTGACGCCGGCCGCGGCGAGCTTGTCGATCAGCGCGCGATTGTGCGGCTCCTCCGCGAACGCCCGGATCGACGCCGCCACCACCGGCCCGATCTCGGGAATCGCCTGCAGCCTCTCGAGGTCCGCGTCCATGATCGCCGGCAGCGTCCGCATGTGCCGCGACACCGTCGCCGCCGCCTTCTCCCCGACGTGACGGATGCCGAGACCGTAGACGAGCCGCGAAAGATCGTTCTGCCGGCTGCGATCGATCTGCTCGAAGACGTTGCGCCCGACCTTGCCGAGCCGGCGCGCCACCGCACGATCGGACCGCGGATCCTTCGGCGTCACCACCAGCGCCTCGAGCTGCTCCGCCGTCAGGTGGTACAGATCGGCGAAGTCCCGCACCAGCTCCTGTTCGATCAGCTGGTCGACGAGCGATTCCCCCAGCCCTTCGATGTTCATCGCGCTGCGGGAGGCGAAGTGCTCGAGGCTGCGGCGCAGCCGCGCGGGGCAGGAGGTGTTCTCGCACCGCCAGACGACTTCCTCTTCGTCGCGCGTCAGCTCGCTCCCGCACGCCCGGCACGTCGTCGGCATCACCCACGGCTTCGAGTCGGCCGGGCGCAGACCGAGCACCGGCGCGACCACTCGAGGGATGACGTCTCCCGCCTTCTCGATGACGACGGTGTCTCCCTCGCGGAGATCCTTGCGCGCGATGTCCTCGGCATTGTGCAGGGTCGCCATGGAGATCGTCGATCCGGCGACGAACACCGGCTCGAGCACCGCGTACGGCGTGTTCGCGCCCGTGCGGCCGACGTTGACTTCGATCGCCAGCAGCCTGGTGTGGGCCTGCTGCGCCGGGAACTTGAACGCCGTCGCCCATCGCGGGAACTTCGCGGTCGTTCCCAACCGCTGCCGCAGCGCCAGATCGTCGACCTTGACGACCACGCCGTCGGTCTCGAATTCGAGATCGCGGCGCCGGTCGGCCCACGCACTGCAGAAGGCGACGACCTCGTCGATGCCGTGGCACCGCTGCCAGTGCGGCTCGACGGGCAGCCCCCACTTCCGCAGCGCCTCCAGGCTGCTCGAATGCGACTCCAGCGCGGCTCCGACCAGCTGATACGTGAACGCGGCGAGCCTCCGCTTCGCGACCAGCGACGGCTCCAGGTTGCGCATGGTCCCGGCGGCGGCGTTGCGCGGGTTCTGGAAGAGCGGCTCCCCCTGATCCTCGCGTTCCCGGTTGATGCGATCGAACTGGGCCCGCGGAAGAAAGACCTCGCCGCGCACTTCGATGCGCCCGGGGACGTCCTCGTTCAAGGTCAAGGGGATCGCGCGAATGGTGCGCACGTTGGGGGTGACGTCTTCCCCGCGCACGCCGTCGCCGCGGGTGGCGCCGCGCACCAGC encodes the following:
- a CDS encoding sigma-54 dependent transcriptional regulator → MKGRILVVDDEAEIRRSVRMILEYEGYDVQEASSGPEALALVEREPPDLAFLDIKMGGMDGLETLQKIRQSNDALPVVIISGHGTVSTAVEATKLGAFDFIEKPLASERVLVTIRNALDQGRLRDENRTLKRAVEARHQMVGESPKIREIWDKIKRAAPTTATVLLLGESGSGKELVARAIHRNSLRSRERFVQVNCAAIPEELIESELFGHEKGSFTGATEKQIGKFEQADRGTIFLDEVGDMSPKTQAKVLRVLQEGEVERLGSARTIKVDVRVIAATNKDLEAEIEKGTFREDLYFRLSVIPIRVPPLRDRKEDIPLLVRHFVDLFSRENNRRPQRFTPAALEFLQNARWKGNVRELKNTVERLLIMTPGDSIDVDDLRDVVRVERSAAPAEAAPSPHIAPGTLKEFKESAERKFLVEKLREHAWNISKTAEVIGTPRSNLYKKLEQYAITEESDG
- a CDS encoding trypsin-like peptidase domain-containing protein, translated to MRLTVVAVVLCSAVSFLLGTVSIRPPAGAIGAPGGAAGAVSPGGAVNFADVAERVNAAVVNIDAAARGGERRRRGVDEPRDLPPHELELPHQGSGSGFVIDRQGFILTNYHVIEDADRITVTLSDGRTLRGEVVGTDPAIDVALIKVAAAGPLEAAPLGDSDQLRVGEWVCAIGNPLGYVHSVTVGVVSFIGRKLFDASLDDYIQTDAAINYGNSGGPLINARGQVVGINSALSSRASNIGFAVPINQAVAILPQLKARGRVSRGFIGVVLTDVTPDLQRSLNLPVSRGALVQDVTDGSPAERAGVRPYDVILSVDGRDVLSNDELIRDISGRQPDTAVRLDLLRDGRKQTAHMRLIERPRDLGGADPGPPSAPPQPALPEDAPLGLAVRDLDTAFVRRMGIPGAVAGVVVVRADPTGASFSPPMRRGFVIMEINRQPVRSVADFARIVAAARTGDVLAFYGYDPSVGQRGFVLATVDTR
- the ligA gene encoding NAD-dependent DNA ligase LigA, yielding MDPYQRLSELRRQIRYHEDCYYRRAAPEISDAEFDALVHELERLEAEHPDLVTPDSPTQRVGGTIVDGFAAVEHLVPMLSLDNAYDEEELRAFDERVRRGAGLGAAAVAYVAELKIDGLSIALTYEDGRLVRGATRGDGVRGEDVTPNVRTIRAIPLTLNEDVPGRIEVRGEVFLPRAQFDRINREREDQGEPLFQNPRNAAAGTMRNLEPSLVAKRRLAAFTYQLVGAALESHSSSLEALRKWGLPVEPHWQRCHGIDEVVAFCSAWADRRRDLEFETDGVVVKVDDLALRQRLGTTAKFPRWATAFKFPAQQAHTRLLAIEVNVGRTGANTPYAVLEPVFVAGSTISMATLHNAEDIARKDLREGDTVVIEKAGDVIPRVVAPVLGLRPADSKPWVMPTTCRACGSELTRDEEEVVWRCENTSCPARLRRSLEHFASRSAMNIEGLGESLVDQLIEQELVRDFADLYHLTAEQLEALVVTPKDPRSDRAVARRLGKVGRNVFEQIDRSRQNDLSRLVYGLGIRHVGEKAAATVSRHMRTLPAIMDADLERLQAIPEIGPVVAASIRAFAEEPHNRALIDKLAAAGVNMNSLQPAVDVSAPGPLAGRTFVLTGTLPTLSREEATGLIEELGGKVSGSVSKKTAYVVAGEDAGSKLQKARQLGIPILDEAAFRERIESGNW